One Myxococcus stipitatus DNA segment encodes these proteins:
- a CDS encoding thiol-disulfide oxidoreductase DCC family protein, with protein MDAVNTKPADAVVLFDGVCNLCNGAVNFIIDRDPASSFRFAALQSDQAAALLAPLGRVPEVEPQSFILVEGGKVYERSTAALRIARRLRGGWKLFYAFMLVPRPLRDAVYRLVARNRYRMFGKAESCRMPTPELRARFL; from the coding sequence ATGGACGCAGTGAACACGAAGCCGGCGGACGCGGTGGTTCTCTTCGATGGCGTCTGCAACCTCTGCAATGGCGCGGTGAACTTCATCATCGATCGCGACCCGGCCTCCTCCTTCCGTTTCGCCGCGCTCCAGTCCGACCAGGCGGCGGCGCTGCTGGCCCCGCTGGGACGCGTCCCGGAGGTGGAGCCCCAGAGCTTCATCCTCGTGGAGGGTGGGAAGGTGTACGAGCGCTCCACCGCGGCCCTGCGCATCGCGCGGCGGCTGCGTGGCGGCTGGAAGCTGTTCTATGCCTTCATGTTGGTGCCGCGACCCCTGCGCGACGCGGTCTACCGCCTCGTGGCGCGCAACCGCTACCGCATGTTCGGAAAGGCGGAGTCCTGCCGCATGCCCACGCCGGAGCTGCGCGCCCGGTTCCTATAG
- a CDS encoding serine hydrolase domain-containing protein, whose protein sequence is MGLTLLLRLGIAGLVLHPAWARAADDSAAPLATRLQAFVDQTSLSGVVCAFDATGTVAVASRGVADARTQAPLSETSLFRIGSLSKTVLALALFRMAEQGEFDLHATSAPALAWVLGAEPEGGERLPTHEELLHHTSGLRDPPALWLPYPLGEDRRVSTARELLPLGLRLARATAPGERFAYANLNYALLGEALRLRTGTTLEVALRQKLFAPLGLRDLGVTPDAAQRARLSQGHFSVLGRLVTREAALGAEADAFRDAAASGNLFSSCGDLAALLRAALWGPLFEKEPTRRQWLRPALEDYAAGAVVQQAQGHTRVRHAGAVPGFTSFFEVDLEARRGFIVLSNLDVSAVDESGLSRGLRELVLTSPPEAPPRDGSRHDSLFAPLRLGIHAALAPTLPGRVAQGLVALGLLGVMLRKPVRSRLETLAESLGMLALALMLSALTEMSLAPSGVMLVAFGLCGAVTLKRAAATPWWPPRLSQRVSTVLSLALVLACLAVGVSWAWHPPASLSPGPEHAGPPTGRL, encoded by the coding sequence GTGGGGCTGACCTTGCTGCTGCGGCTGGGCATCGCGGGCCTCGTCCTGCACCCGGCGTGGGCACGCGCCGCGGACGACTCCGCCGCGCCGCTCGCCACGAGGCTCCAGGCGTTCGTGGACCAGACCTCCCTGTCGGGCGTCGTCTGCGCCTTCGACGCCACGGGGACGGTGGCCGTGGCGAGCCGGGGGGTGGCCGACGCGAGGACCCAGGCGCCGCTCTCCGAGACGTCGCTCTTTCGCATCGGCTCGCTTTCGAAGACCGTGTTGGCGCTCGCGCTGTTCCGCATGGCGGAGCAGGGGGAGTTCGACCTGCACGCCACCTCGGCGCCAGCGCTGGCCTGGGTCCTGGGCGCGGAGCCGGAGGGCGGCGAGCGGCTGCCCACCCACGAGGAGCTCCTGCACCACACCTCCGGGTTGAGGGACCCGCCCGCGCTGTGGCTGCCCTATCCGCTGGGCGAGGACCGCCGCGTGAGCACCGCGCGGGAGCTGCTGCCCCTGGGCCTGCGCCTGGCGAGGGCCACCGCTCCGGGCGAGCGCTTCGCGTACGCGAACCTCAACTACGCCCTGCTGGGCGAGGCGCTGCGACTCCGCACCGGGACGACCCTCGAGGTCGCGCTTCGACAGAAGCTCTTCGCCCCCCTGGGGCTGCGCGACCTGGGAGTGACGCCGGACGCGGCGCAGCGAGCGAGGTTGAGCCAGGGGCACTTCTCCGTGCTGGGACGACTCGTCACGCGCGAGGCGGCGCTGGGAGCGGAGGCCGACGCCTTCCGGGACGCCGCGGCCTCCGGGAACCTCTTCTCCTCCTGCGGAGACCTCGCCGCCCTGCTGCGCGCGGCCCTCTGGGGACCGCTGTTCGAGAAGGAGCCGACGCGGCGGCAGTGGCTGCGCCCCGCCCTGGAAGACTACGCGGCGGGCGCCGTCGTCCAGCAGGCGCAGGGCCACACGCGCGTGCGTCACGCTGGCGCCGTGCCGGGCTTCACCAGCTTCTTCGAGGTCGACCTCGAGGCCCGTCGGGGCTTCATCGTGTTGAGCAACCTCGACGTATCCGCCGTCGACGAGTCGGGGTTGTCCCGAGGGCTGCGCGAGCTCGTCCTGACGTCCCCTCCGGAGGCCCCGCCTCGGGACGGCTCGCGGCACGACTCCCTGTTCGCCCCCTTGAGGCTGGGCATCCACGCGGCCCTCGCCCCCACCCTGCCCGGCCGGGTGGCGCAGGGGCTCGTCGCCCTGGGCCTCCTTGGGGTCATGCTGCGCAAGCCCGTACGCTCGCGCCTCGAGACGCTGGCGGAGTCACTCGGGATGCTCGCGCTCGCGTTGATGCTGAGCGCGCTCACGGAGATGTCCCTCGCGCCGAGCGGGGTGATGCTGGTCGCGTTCGGGCTCTGCGGCGCGGTGACGCTCAAGCGCGCCGCCGCGACCCCGTGGTGGCCTCCGCGTCTCTCACAGCGGGTCTCCACTGTGCTGAGCCTCGCGCTGGTCCTGGCCTGCCTCGCGGTCGGTGTCTCCTGGGCCTGGCACCCGCCCGCCTCGCTGAGTCCAGGGCCGGAGCACGCGGGGCCGCCCACCGGGCGGCTATAG